The following coding sequences lie in one Pseudoalteromonas sp. Scap06 genomic window:
- a CDS encoding GNVR domain-containing protein, with product MLVREQIKRLLYLALYAVYTRAKLFVLPLLIVPVVVIVLAATSQKQYTNHATILIEESALLNPYLDDLSFSFDLSNRMAALRTLVISRKVLIAVAKETNLVPKDASPAKIEKIHQELSQALSLSLVGDELVRVNFIWHDQTQMKAVLEKVVEKFIESLLAPTKASLDTSEQFFYQQLVSLREELEISEASLASFKAKNSNTLPAVLHSNRQTFDKLLSDQQQKSIVLSGANAKLEALTTKMGQANPILGRIEEKIITAESELSFLKTRYTDKHSKVVSKKRELLSIRARQQALIESGKGLDATNIDQLWQMANTLPSGNDNESNVLVSQILALEEAKNNVLQHQQEYDMLEKQVNAVSERLLVTSDIEKQLRKLERDYDVKQSLYKDMLGRYEMAKVTGKLVKYEGPDKVKTIERAYSPTQPINTSLVVAIIMGIVLGIFTSVTCVFVATLFDSHLKDIQTIEKLSSLDVVTILPIVGHSTLHAGVSPSMHFLSEGN from the coding sequence ATGTTAGTTAGAGAGCAAATAAAAAGATTACTTTATTTAGCTTTGTACGCTGTTTACACCAGGGCAAAGTTATTTGTTTTGCCGTTGCTGATTGTACCCGTAGTAGTGATTGTACTCGCGGCAACGTCACAAAAACAATATACAAACCACGCCACTATTCTTATAGAAGAATCGGCGCTGCTTAATCCCTATTTAGATGATTTGTCGTTCTCGTTTGATTTATCAAATAGGATGGCAGCTTTGCGTACCTTAGTGATTAGCCGCAAAGTTCTGATTGCCGTGGCAAAAGAAACCAATTTAGTACCAAAGGATGCATCCCCCGCCAAAATAGAAAAAATACATCAAGAGCTTTCACAGGCGCTTTCCTTATCATTGGTGGGAGACGAGCTAGTTCGGGTTAACTTTATTTGGCATGACCAAACCCAAATGAAGGCGGTGCTTGAAAAAGTGGTAGAGAAATTTATAGAAAGTTTATTAGCCCCAACGAAAGCATCACTGGATACCTCTGAGCAATTTTTTTATCAGCAACTGGTAAGTTTAAGAGAAGAGTTGGAGATTTCTGAGGCTTCATTGGCAAGCTTTAAAGCAAAAAACAGTAATACCTTACCCGCTGTTTTACACAGTAATAGGCAAACTTTCGATAAGTTATTAAGTGATCAACAACAAAAGTCCATTGTGCTCTCAGGCGCTAATGCCAAGCTTGAGGCACTTACTACAAAAATGGGTCAAGCAAACCCGATTCTCGGTCGTATAGAAGAGAAAATAATTACTGCAGAATCAGAGCTCAGTTTTTTAAAAACCCGCTATACCGATAAACACAGCAAAGTGGTTTCAAAAAAGCGCGAACTACTCAGCATTAGAGCACGGCAACAAGCGTTAATTGAAAGTGGTAAAGGCCTTGATGCCACTAATATTGATCAGCTTTGGCAAATGGCTAATACCTTACCCAGTGGAAATGACAATGAAAGTAATGTGTTGGTGTCACAAATACTCGCTCTAGAAGAAGCTAAAAATAATGTTCTGCAGCATCAGCAAGAATACGACATGTTAGAAAAACAAGTCAATGCAGTGAGCGAGCGCTTACTAGTAACCAGTGATATAGAAAAACAACTTAGAAAGCTCGAGCGTGACTACGATGTTAAACAGTCATTATATAAAGACATGTTAGGGCGTTACGAAATGGCAAAAGTGACAGGCAAGCTGGTTAAGTATGAAGGCCCTGACAAAGTTAAAACCATTGAGCGAGCTTATAGTCCTACTCAACCAATTAATACTTCACTCGTGGTGGCAATTATTATGGGTATTGTTTTAGGCATATTTACCAGTGTCACCTGTGTGTTTGTTGCGACCTTATTCGACAGTCATTTAAAAGATATTCAAACCATTGAAAAACTATCGTCACTAGACGTGGTTACCATTTTACCCATTGTTGGTCACAGCACGTTACATGCTGGGGTTAGTCCATCAATGCACTTCCTTAGTGAGGGAAATTAA
- a CDS encoding glycosyltransferase yields the protein MKFIVFAEDWGSHPSSTQHLFSELAKRQQVNWVNSVGMRKPSVKLHDIKRIFNKFKQLFQPSNNSKIATPKNMTVYKLPILPWHDNGLVRCYNRWVFSRHIGAHKTSEPIVYWLSVPTACYLFDKRATDSLIYYCGDDFSALAGVDPMLIAPFEQQLIKNADLIYVISELLKTKMPAEKTKLLTHGVSFDLFTSNVDKAAEISAIEAPIIGFYGSINAWLDIPLLMALATARPQYQLVLVGDITTPISGLLQFKNVTHISAVEHKRLVSFSAHWDVSILPFVDNEQIRACDPLKLKEYLAVGKPIVATDFAAVNHYHSQIFIAQSQNNFIEKIDQALSLSQAKLSLLHAVQKNIAKEHSWPVKALTVINDLQILNPSD from the coding sequence ATGAAATTTATTGTTTTTGCAGAAGATTGGGGGAGCCACCCTAGTAGTACTCAGCATTTATTTTCAGAGCTTGCAAAAAGACAGCAAGTGAATTGGGTTAATTCTGTGGGAATGCGTAAACCTAGCGTAAAGCTGCACGACATAAAACGTATTTTTAATAAATTTAAGCAGCTATTTCAACCCTCTAATAATAGTAAAATAGCCACGCCTAAAAATATGACGGTATATAAACTGCCTATTTTACCATGGCATGATAATGGCTTAGTGCGCTGTTATAACCGTTGGGTTTTCTCTCGTCATATTGGTGCTCATAAAACCAGTGAACCTATTGTATATTGGTTAAGTGTGCCAACGGCATGCTATCTGTTTGATAAAAGAGCCACCGACTCGCTAATTTATTATTGTGGTGACGATTTTAGTGCGCTGGCTGGGGTTGATCCTATGCTGATTGCGCCTTTTGAGCAGCAGCTGATTAAAAACGCAGATCTTATTTATGTGATCAGCGAGTTATTAAAAACTAAAATGCCTGCTGAAAAAACTAAGTTACTAACACATGGCGTGAGCTTTGATTTATTTACGAGTAATGTCGACAAAGCCGCAGAAATCAGCGCTATTGAAGCCCCCATTATTGGCTTTTATGGCAGTATCAATGCCTGGCTAGATATCCCTTTATTAATGGCGTTGGCCACTGCTAGGCCGCAATATCAATTGGTATTAGTTGGCGATATTACCACTCCCATTTCAGGGTTGTTGCAGTTTAAAAATGTAACGCATATTAGTGCGGTTGAGCATAAACGGTTGGTATCTTTCTCGGCTCATTGGGATGTATCTATTTTACCATTTGTCGATAATGAGCAAATTAGGGCTTGCGACCCGCTTAAATTAAAAGAATATTTAGCGGTAGGCAAACCGATAGTCGCAACCGATTTCGCGGCAGTGAATCATTATCACTCGCAAATTTTTATCGCTCAGTCACAGAATAACTTTATTGAAAAAATTGATCAGGCGTTGTCACTCAGTCAAGCAAAATTAAGTTTATTGCATGCAGTCCAAAAAAACATAGCGAAAGAGCATAGCTGGCCGGTAAAAGCTCTCACTGTGATCAACGATCTACAAATATTAAATCCCTCCGATTAA
- a CDS encoding acyltransferase, translating to MVTQLKYWLKNSNSPSAKRLFKFAKSLRNPQLPVIPLLHSGLYHLHHFIKQFVHELLRIFYYTPLFKSQIQGSKKRLYLYSGMPQVIGKLRVECKNDVRISGISTLCGRVSNEREPLLSIGNNVDIGWQNAFSVGRKIVLEDDVRLAGRVFLAGFPGHPIDCERRANGQSDDESQIGDIIIKRGAWIGTGVTVLAGVTIGKGAIIGAGSVVTKDIPDFTIAAGNPAKVVKNIVE from the coding sequence ATGGTGACCCAACTAAAGTATTGGCTAAAAAATAGTAACAGTCCCTCGGCAAAACGTTTGTTTAAATTTGCAAAGTCGCTGCGTAATCCACAGCTACCCGTTATTCCTCTACTACATAGTGGGCTTTATCATCTGCACCATTTTATAAAGCAGTTTGTTCATGAACTGCTGAGAATATTTTATTACACCCCATTATTTAAAAGCCAAATTCAAGGCAGTAAAAAACGTTTATATTTATATTCGGGTATGCCTCAGGTAATTGGTAAATTAAGGGTTGAATGTAAAAACGATGTCAGGATCTCGGGGATCAGCACTTTGTGTGGCCGTGTAAGTAATGAGCGTGAGCCTCTACTAAGTATTGGTAATAATGTTGATATTGGCTGGCAAAATGCGTTTTCGGTAGGACGAAAAATTGTACTTGAAGATGATGTAAGACTTGCGGGACGTGTTTTTTTAGCAGGCTTTCCTGGTCACCCAATTGATTGTGAACGTCGTGCGAACGGCCAAAGTGATGATGAGAGTCAAATTGGCGATATTATTATTAAGCGTGGAGCATGGATTGGGACCGGTGTTACGGTACTTGCTGGAGTAACCATAGGTAAAGGAGCCATTATAGGGGCGGGCAGTGTGGTAACCAAAGATATTCCCGATTTTACTATTGCCGCAGGTAATCCGGCTAAAGTAGTCAAAAACATAGTGGAGTGA
- a CDS encoding O-antigen ligase, whose translation MVNWYKEHYLLINGLVITALILSLYSLFGPIAAFALLLLPFAGVLAVRISTVFIILFILFSYFRIHEAFVFLMPLKIPKLLALASLLAIFWHLFISKTLKPHWSSAHLIFVIWFVWLTVCVFSASNRGVAIEYWSGVLVKVFIMVFVISWWLTRFSHFSYVRLGIMISGVAIALVALNNKINGVGLVEGTRVTISREYRSQLGDPNDLSLVLMFPVSFLAAELFNTYNNPYRRLFAGVGLILAISGVIATQSRGGLLGIAAILSFFLYQKVKNPVVVAACGAVAMLAMMVFAGISDRQSGGAAESGVDESAMGRIYAWQAAINMALANPLTGVGVNNFFVNYYFYSPHWDGKNHAVHSTWFQVLGETGFVGICIFLLVIASIYRSLSRVFCINKLNFNPEVTVNANALKAGLIGFMVAGTFLTQAFTWPLYIILSLTIALEKLTIDSNKDSSYGDPTKVLAKK comes from the coding sequence ATGGTTAACTGGTATAAAGAGCATTACTTATTAATAAATGGCTTAGTGATAACGGCGCTTATTTTAAGCTTATATTCGTTATTTGGGCCCATAGCTGCTTTTGCTTTATTGTTACTGCCATTTGCTGGCGTATTAGCCGTGCGTATTAGTACTGTGTTTATTATCTTATTTATTTTATTTAGTTATTTTAGGATCCATGAGGCATTTGTATTTTTAATGCCGCTTAAAATCCCTAAACTCTTAGCGCTAGCCTCTTTACTGGCCATTTTCTGGCATTTATTTATTTCCAAAACATTAAAACCGCATTGGAGCTCAGCTCATCTTATTTTTGTCATTTGGTTTGTTTGGCTTACTGTGTGTGTGTTTTCGGCTTCAAACCGTGGCGTTGCTATTGAGTATTGGTCTGGAGTGTTGGTTAAAGTTTTTATTATGGTGTTTGTGATCAGCTGGTGGTTAACGCGATTTTCTCACTTTAGTTACGTAAGACTAGGAATTATGATTTCTGGTGTGGCCATTGCGCTGGTGGCACTGAATAACAAAATTAATGGTGTGGGGCTAGTTGAGGGCACCCGAGTCACTATTTCTCGAGAGTATCGTTCACAACTGGGCGATCCTAATGATTTATCTTTAGTGCTGATGTTTCCTGTGTCTTTTTTAGCTGCTGAATTATTTAATACATACAACAATCCATATCGACGATTATTTGCAGGCGTTGGTTTAATTTTGGCTATTTCAGGAGTGATAGCTACGCAAAGCCGAGGCGGCCTATTAGGTATTGCTGCTATTTTGAGTTTCTTTTTATATCAAAAGGTAAAAAATCCAGTGGTTGTGGCTGCATGTGGGGCAGTTGCCATGCTTGCCATGATGGTCTTTGCGGGGATTTCAGATAGGCAAAGTGGTGGTGCTGCTGAAAGTGGAGTTGACGAGTCTGCTATGGGTCGAATATATGCTTGGCAAGCTGCAATAAACATGGCGCTTGCTAACCCGCTAACAGGAGTTGGGGTAAATAACTTCTTCGTAAACTATTACTTTTATAGCCCGCACTGGGATGGCAAGAATCATGCAGTGCATAGTACGTGGTTTCAGGTACTTGGTGAAACAGGCTTTGTTGGTATATGTATTTTTTTACTGGTTATCGCCAGTATTTATCGCAGCTTGTCTCGAGTATTTTGCATTAATAAGCTTAACTTTAATCCTGAAGTGACAGTGAATGCTAATGCGCTAAAAGCCGGTTTAATTGGTTTTATGGTTGCAGGTACGTTTTTAACTCAAGCTTTTACGTGGCCTTTGTATATCATTTTGTCCCTGACCATTGCCCTAGAAAAGCTGACTATCGATAGTAATAAGGATTCGTCTTATGGTGACCCAACTAAAGTATTGGCTAAAAAATAG